The following coding sequences lie in one Oceanicola sp. 502str15 genomic window:
- a CDS encoding argininosuccinate lyase, which produces MRAAFALAALLALSACGVDGEPEPPVAPGVHVSGTVKVGVRGGSGL; this is translated from the coding sequence ATGAGAGCTGCCTTTGCCCTTGCCGCGCTGCTGGCCCTGTCGGCCTGCGGGGTGGATGGCGAGCCGGAGCCGCCGGTGGCGCCCGGGGTGCATGTGAGCGGCACCGTCAAGGTGGGTGTGCGCGGGGGGAGCGGGCTGTGA
- the lysA gene encoding diaminopimelate decarboxylase produces the protein MDHFLYKSGELHAEDVPISEIAAQVGTPFYVYSAATLTRHFNLFEEALEGVPHCICFAMKSLANQAVLTLLGKLGAGMDVVSGGEYARAIAAGIPGDRIVFSGVGKTREEMAMALKSGIRQFNIESEPEMEALSEVASAMGVEAPVTIRVNPDVDAKTHEKISTGKKGDKFGIPISRAKEAYARAAALPGLRVVGIDVHIGSQLTELAPFETAFEKVVELTHALRAEGHQIERLDLGGGLGIPYERNNSGPPLPIEYGAMIKRVTAGLDVEVEIEPGRLISGNAGMLVSGVIYEKDGDGTDFLILDAAMNDLLRPAMYGAHHDIIPVIEAEPGVEQRTYDIVGPICESGDTFAKRRTMAPLKAGELVGFRSAGAYGAVMSSEYNGRPLIPEVLVSGDNFAVIRARPTFDEMIARDKVPSWV, from the coding sequence ATGGATCATTTTCTTTACAAGAGCGGCGAGCTCCATGCCGAGGATGTGCCGATCTCCGAGATCGCGGCCCAGGTCGGCACGCCGTTCTATGTGTATTCGGCGGCCACGCTGACGCGGCATTTCAACCTGTTCGAGGAGGCGCTCGAGGGCGTGCCGCATTGCATCTGCTTTGCGATGAAGAGCCTTGCCAACCAAGCGGTGCTGACGCTGCTGGGCAAGCTCGGGGCGGGGATGGACGTGGTGTCGGGCGGGGAATATGCGCGGGCGATTGCGGCGGGCATTCCGGGCGACAGGATCGTGTTTTCGGGCGTGGGCAAGACCCGCGAAGAGATGGCGATGGCGCTGAAAAGCGGTATTCGGCAGTTCAACATCGAGAGCGAGCCGGAGATGGAGGCGCTGAGCGAGGTTGCCAGTGCGATGGGCGTGGAGGCTCCGGTGACGATCCGGGTGAACCCGGATGTGGATGCCAAGACCCACGAGAAGATTTCGACCGGCAAGAAGGGCGACAAGTTCGGCATTCCGATCAGCCGCGCGAAGGAGGCCTATGCCCGCGCCGCCGCGCTGCCCGGCCTGCGGGTGGTTGGGATCGACGTGCATATCGGCTCGCAGCTCACCGAGCTGGCCCCCTTCGAGACCGCCTTCGAGAAGGTGGTGGAGCTGACCCATGCGCTGCGCGCCGAGGGCCACCAGATCGAGCGGCTCGACCTTGGGGGCGGGCTTGGCATTCCTTACGAGCGGAACAACTCCGGCCCGCCGCTGCCGATCGAGTACGGCGCGATGATCAAGCGTGTCACCGCCGGGCTGGACGTTGAGGTGGAGATCGAGCCGGGGCGGCTGATTTCGGGCAATGCGGGGATGCTGGTTTCGGGCGTGATCTACGAGAAGGACGGGGATGGCACCGATTTTCTCATTCTCGACGCGGCTATGAACGACCTGCTGCGGCCTGCGATGTATGGTGCGCACCACGATATCATTCCGGTGATCGAGGCGGAGCCGGGGGTGGAGCAGCGCACCTATGACATCGTCGGGCCGATCTGCGAGAGCGGGGACACCTTTGCCAAGCGCCGCACCATGGCGCCTTTGAAGGCCGGGGAGCTGGTGGGCTTCCGCTCGGCGGGGGCCTATGGCGCCGTGATGTCGAGCGAATACAACGGCAGGCCGCTGATTCCGGAGGTTCTGGTGAGCGGGGATAACTTTGCCGTCATACGGGCCAGACCGACCTTTGACGAAATGATTGCCCGCGATAAGGTTCCTTCATGGGTGTAG
- a CDS encoding TIGR02302 family protein, whose translation MDPNAARSRALKRLMRPLQLTRVGMVAERLTRCFWPVWTLVFIAAAALAFGAHDVLPPEGVWAVGGLWIAALLVALGLGVRAYARPSGKEVVARLDATLPGRPIRALSDKQAIGAGDFGSEAVWNAHVERMAARIETAKAVRPDLRLSDRDPYALRYAALGALVTALLFGSLWRITSLDDAAGAGPGAALAAGPSWEGWIEPPAYTGKPSLYLNDISQADFTVPEGSEVTIRLYGEVGALSVRETVSGTAEAAAPEGEAMAGEAAGEDSPPAVDDGVRSFAVNGSGEIEIDGAGGRTWQVLISPDTAPRVELVAPIEKTAMGELQQRFRAEDDYGVVAGSARITLDESGLERRYGLATEPEPREPVVLDLPMTISGDRASFEETLIDDLSKHAWANLPVTMQLTVEDANGQQGRSEARAMVLPGRRFFDPAAAALIELRRDLLWSRENAARTAQILRTITWKPASALAQPRTYLQVRMVLKRLEAAGETLPEATRDELADALWDIAVRIEEGTLSNALERLRQAQERLNEAIRNGASDEEIAQLMEEMRQAMQDYMRQLAQQQQPGEQQQGQQGETMELSQQDLQDMLDKLEELMQQGRTAEAQELLNQLMEMMQNMQVTQGQGGQGQQSPGEQAMEGLAETLRDQQGLSDEAFRDLQEQFNPNAQQGESGENQGRNGNQGQGESHEQGQNQQGQGNNPDGRPGEGGEPDERSLAQRQRELRRELERQRGQMPGAGTEQGDAARRSLDEAGRAMDRAEESLNQGDLADAIDNQSQAIERLREGMRNLGEAMAEERRQQQGGQGENVGQADPSGRRDPLGRDRGSTGPLGTEEHMLQGDDVYRRARDLLDEIRRRSSEQGRPDVELEYLKRLLERF comes from the coding sequence ATGGACCCCAATGCCGCCCGCTCCCGCGCCCTGAAGCGCCTGATGCGACCCCTCCAGCTGACGCGGGTGGGGATGGTTGCCGAGCGGTTGACTCGCTGCTTCTGGCCGGTCTGGACGCTTGTTTTCATTGCCGCTGCCGCGCTGGCCTTCGGTGCGCATGACGTGCTGCCGCCGGAAGGCGTGTGGGCGGTTGGCGGGCTGTGGATTGCGGCGCTGCTCGTGGCGCTGGGGCTTGGCGTGCGGGCCTATGCGCGCCCCTCCGGCAAGGAGGTCGTGGCGCGGCTGGATGCGACGCTGCCGGGCCGCCCGATCCGGGCGCTTTCGGACAAGCAGGCGATTGGCGCGGGCGATTTCGGCTCCGAGGCGGTGTGGAACGCCCATGTGGAGCGGATGGCCGCGCGGATCGAAACCGCGAAGGCGGTGCGGCCCGACCTGCGGCTCTCGGACCGCGACCCCTATGCGCTGCGCTACGCCGCGCTGGGCGCGCTGGTGACGGCGCTGCTGTTCGGCTCGCTCTGGCGGATCACCTCGCTCGACGATGCGGCGGGGGCAGGCCCCGGTGCCGCACTGGCCGCCGGGCCGAGCTGGGAAGGCTGGATCGAGCCGCCGGCCTATACCGGCAAGCCCTCGCTCTACCTCAACGACATATCGCAGGCCGATTTTACCGTGCCGGAGGGCTCGGAAGTGACGATCCGGCTCTATGGCGAGGTTGGCGCGCTGTCGGTGCGCGAGACCGTGTCGGGCACCGCCGAGGCGGCGGCACCGGAGGGTGAGGCCATGGCCGGGGAGGCTGCCGGCGAAGACAGCCCGCCCGCCGTGGATGACGGGGTGCGCAGCTTTGCTGTGAACGGCTCTGGCGAGATCGAGATTGACGGCGCGGGCGGGCGGACGTGGCAGGTGCTGATATCGCCCGATACAGCGCCGCGTGTGGAGCTTGTGGCGCCGATCGAGAAGACGGCCATGGGAGAGCTGCAGCAGCGGTTCCGGGCCGAGGATGATTATGGCGTTGTGGCCGGGAGCGCCCGGATCACGCTGGACGAGAGCGGGCTCGAGCGGCGCTACGGGCTGGCCACCGAGCCGGAGCCGCGCGAGCCGGTGGTGCTGGACCTGCCGATGACGATCTCGGGGGATCGGGCGAGTTTTGAAGAGACGCTGATCGACGATCTGAGCAAGCACGCATGGGCCAACCTGCCGGTGACGATGCAGCTCACGGTGGAGGATGCCAACGGCCAGCAGGGCCGCAGCGAGGCGCGCGCGATGGTGCTGCCGGGGCGGCGCTTCTTCGACCCGGCGGCGGCGGCGCTGATCGAGCTGCGGCGCGATCTGCTGTGGAGCCGCGAGAACGCGGCGCGCACGGCGCAGATCCTGCGCACGATCACCTGGAAACCGGCCTCGGCGCTGGCCCAGCCGCGCACCTACCTGCAGGTGCGGATGGTGCTGAAGCGGCTGGAGGCGGCGGGCGAGACGCTGCCCGAGGCCACCCGCGACGAGTTGGCCGATGCGCTCTGGGATATTGCGGTGCGGATCGAGGAGGGCACGCTTTCGAACGCGCTGGAGCGGTTGCGGCAGGCACAGGAGCGGCTGAACGAGGCAATCCGCAACGGCGCTTCGGACGAGGAAATCGCCCAGCTGATGGAAGAGATGCGGCAGGCGATGCAGGACTACATGCGCCAGCTCGCCCAGCAGCAGCAACCCGGCGAGCAGCAGCAGGGCCAGCAGGGCGAGACCATGGAGCTGAGCCAGCAGGACCTGCAGGACATGCTCGACAAGCTCGAAGAGCTGATGCAGCAGGGCCGCACCGCCGAGGCGCAGGAACTGCTGAACCAGCTCATGGAAATGATGCAGAACATGCAGGTCACCCAAGGCCAGGGCGGGCAGGGGCAGCAGAGCCCCGGCGAGCAGGCCATGGAGGGCCTCGCGGAGACGCTGCGCGACCAGCAGGGCCTGAGCGACGAGGCCTTCCGCGACCTTCAGGAGCAGTTCAACCCCAATGCCCAGCAGGGCGAGAGCGGCGAGAACCAGGGCCGCAACGGCAACCAGGGCCAGGGCGAGAGCCATGAGCAGGGGCAGAACCAGCAGGGCCAGGGCAACAACCCCGATGGCCGCCCCGGCGAGGGTGGCGAGCCGGACGAGCGCAGCCTTGCGCAGCGCCAGCGCGAGCTGCGCCGCGAGCTGGAGCGCCAGCGTGGCCAGATGCCCGGCGCGGGCACCGAGCAGGGCGACGCCGCCCGCCGCTCGCTGGATGAGGCGGGCCGCGCGATGGACCGGGCCGAGGAGAGCCTGAACCAGGGCGATCTGGCGGATGCGATCGACAACCAGTCACAGGCGATCGAGCGGCTGCGCGAAGGGATGCGCAACCTCGGAGAAGCCATGGCCGAGGAGCGCCGCCAGCAGCAGGGCGGGCAGGGCGAGAACGTGGGTCAGGCCGACCCGAGCGGCCGCCGCGACCCGCTGGGCCGCGACCGTGGCTCAACCGGGCCGCTGGGCACAGAGGAGCACATGCTGCAGGGCGATGACGTCTATCGCCGCGCCCGCGACCTGCTCGACGAGATCCGCCGCCGTTCTTCGGAGCAGGGCCGCCCGGATGTGGAACTGGAATACCTCAAGCGGCTGCTCGAGCGGTTCTGA
- a CDS encoding zinc-ribbon domain-containing protein has translation MRLVCPNCGAHYAVDDSVIPEAGRDVQCSNCGHSWFQLPDGARERVSAAARMAGQAGPKRETTKIATGTPDEPETPAADPVPERPARRALDSAVMDVLREEAEREKAARAAEAPPEPVHEPAPEPVAEAPPAAETTRIAEPLPEPAPQPEAQPEPAPEHAPEPDERRVASETHKARMRGENPAVAVAALSGRAAHRSEMLPDIEEINSTLRASADPSRTAEEAGAASAEIEKQKAKRGFRLGFGFVAILAVLAFLAYTQAPRIAAAVPALEAPLASYVSAVNAGRLWLDTTLRGAGSE, from the coding sequence ATGCGGCTGGTATGCCCGAATTGCGGTGCGCATTACGCCGTGGATGACAGTGTCATTCCAGAGGCCGGGCGAGATGTGCAATGTTCCAATTGCGGGCACAGCTGGTTCCAGCTGCCCGATGGCGCCCGCGAGCGCGTGAGCGCGGCGGCCCGCATGGCCGGCCAGGCCGGCCCGAAGCGCGAAACCACCAAGATCGCCACCGGCACCCCCGACGAGCCTGAAACCCCCGCCGCCGACCCCGTGCCCGAGCGTCCGGCCCGCAGGGCGCTGGACTCCGCCGTGATGGATGTGCTGCGCGAAGAGGCCGAGCGTGAAAAGGCCGCCCGTGCCGCCGAAGCCCCGCCCGAGCCGGTCCACGAACCGGCCCCCGAACCCGTGGCCGAGGCACCGCCCGCCGCGGAGACAACCCGCATCGCCGAGCCGCTTCCCGAGCCCGCGCCGCAACCCGAGGCGCAACCGGAGCCCGCTCCCGAACACGCCCCCGAGCCCGACGAGCGCCGTGTCGCAAGCGAAACCCACAAGGCCCGCATGCGCGGCGAAAATCCCGCCGTCGCCGTCGCCGCCCTCTCCGGGCGCGCCGCACATCGCAGCGAGATGCTGCCCGACATCGAAGAGATCAATTCCACCCTCCGCGCCAGCGCCGACCCGAGCCGCACCGCCGAAGAGGCCGGGGCCGCCAGTGCCGAGATCGAGAAGCAAAAGGCCAAGCGCGGCTTCCGGCTGGGTTTCGGCTTCGTCGCCATCCTCGCCGTGCTCGCCTTCCTCGCCTACACCCAGGCCCCGCGCATCGCCGCGGCCGTGCCCGCACTCGAAGCCCCGCTTGCCAGCTACGTGAGCGCCGTCAACGCGGGCCGCCTCTGGCTCGACACCACCCTGCGCGGCGCCGGGAGCGAATAG
- a CDS encoding ATP-binding cassette domain-containing protein encodes MIELENVAYSYGGGELLSDISLRLAPGSFHFLTGPSGAGKTTFLKLCYLELAPTAGRVQLFDKPATGFSRDEVARARQRIGVVHQDCQFLDHLPLAENIALPLTVAGRNVELERENIKELMRWVGLEKHADALPPSLSGGERQRAALARAVVMSPDIVVADEPTGNIDWEMGQRLLQLLVELNKMGKTILIATHDLNLIRTAKSKVAARVLRISKRRLQLAGADL; translated from the coding sequence GTGATCGAGCTGGAGAATGTGGCCTACAGCTACGGCGGGGGCGAGTTGTTGAGTGACATCTCGCTGCGGCTGGCGCCGGGGTCGTTTCATTTTCTGACCGGGCCCTCGGGCGCCGGAAAGACCACCTTTTTGAAGCTGTGCTACCTTGAGCTGGCCCCCACGGCCGGGCGGGTGCAGCTGTTTGACAAGCCTGCCACCGGGTTCAGCCGCGACGAGGTGGCGCGGGCGCGCCAGCGGATCGGCGTGGTGCATCAGGATTGCCAGTTTCTCGACCACCTGCCGCTGGCGGAGAACATCGCGCTGCCGCTCACCGTGGCGGGGCGGAACGTGGAGCTGGAACGCGAGAACATCAAGGAGCTGATGCGCTGGGTCGGGCTGGAAAAGCACGCCGATGCGCTGCCGCCCTCGCTTTCGGGCGGCGAGCGGCAAAGGGCGGCGCTGGCGCGGGCGGTTGTGATGTCGCCCGACATCGTGGTGGCCGACGAGCCGACCGGAAATATCGACTGGGAGATGGGGCAGCGCCTGCTTCAGCTGCTCGTGGAGCTGAACAAGATGGGCAAGACCATCCTGATCGCGACCCATGATCTCAACCTGATCCGCACCGCCAAGAGCAAGGTTGCGGCGCGGGTGCTGCGGATTTCGAAGCGGCGGTTGCAGCTTGCGGGTGCGGACCTGTGA
- a CDS encoding cell division protein FtsX has translation MSGAKKALGEVRYRVSKLLALLQGDGQADRVVPPTGFTANLTLFTAGAMAFLAVFALALSLATGRVASRWSDELARSATLRISAPADQQAAQAARALEVLESTPGIASARQLSEEEQRELLAPWLGVDLPLEELPVPVLIEVVEGAGLDVAGLKARLAGEVPGAVYDDHSRWRAPLIRAASRLRLLGIVALALIATSTAAMITLAAGSALAANARVIATLRLVGAKDTYIARAFVRRFTQRALVGAAVGTSAAMLALAMLPRADTAGGFLTGLGFTGAGWLLPLVVPVLAAATAFFATRAAALRTLRQVT, from the coding sequence GTGAGCGGGGCGAAGAAGGCGCTGGGCGAGGTACGCTACCGGGTGTCGAAGCTGCTGGCGCTGTTGCAGGGCGACGGGCAGGCCGACCGGGTTGTGCCGCCGACCGGGTTCACCGCAAATCTCACGCTGTTCACCGCCGGGGCGATGGCCTTTCTGGCGGTGTTCGCGCTGGCGCTGTCACTGGCGACGGGGCGGGTGGCGAGCCGGTGGTCGGACGAGCTGGCGCGCTCTGCCACGCTGCGGATCTCGGCCCCTGCCGATCAGCAGGCGGCGCAGGCCGCGCGGGCGCTGGAGGTGCTGGAGAGCACGCCGGGCATCGCCTCGGCGCGGCAGCTCTCGGAGGAGGAGCAGCGCGAGTTGCTGGCGCCGTGGCTGGGGGTGGATCTGCCGCTCGAGGAGCTGCCGGTGCCGGTGCTGATCGAGGTGGTCGAGGGCGCGGGGCTGGATGTGGCGGGGCTGAAGGCACGGCTGGCGGGTGAGGTGCCGGGCGCGGTCTATGACGACCACTCGCGCTGGCGCGCGCCGCTGATCCGCGCCGCCTCGCGGCTTCGCCTGCTGGGGATCGTGGCGCTTGCGCTGATCGCGACCTCGACGGCGGCGATGATCACGCTGGCGGCGGGCTCGGCGCTTGCGGCCAATGCGCGCGTGATCGCCACGCTGCGGCTGGTCGGGGCGAAGGATACCTATATTGCCCGCGCCTTCGTGCGCCGCTTCACCCAGCGCGCGCTGGTGGGCGCGGCGGTGGGCACCTCGGCGGCGATGCTGGCGCTGGCCATGCTGCCCCGCGCCGACACGGCCGGCGGCTTTCTGACCGGGCTCGGCTTTACCGGGGCGGGCTGGCTGCTGCCGCTGGTGGTGCCGGTGCTGGCGGCGGCGACGGCCTTCTTTGCCACCCGGGCGGCGGCGCTGCGCACCTTGAGGCAGGTGACATGA
- a CDS encoding 1-acyl-sn-glycerol-3-phosphate acyltransferase codes for MSGAVQWLRSLFFVGQMYFAMFFLAIFYTPIMLVDRRGATWGVHCYCRYVRWSARWMVGLKTEVRGEVPQREVLVASKHQSFLDIILLCSVLPRPKFIMKKELMWAPILGQYALRMGCVPVDRGKRAQAVQKMVSDVASGAQRPGQLVIYPQGTRVAPGAAMPYKVGSAVLYRELGQTCVPAATNVGVFWPRKGILRKPGVGVIEFLPPIPPGLVPQAFMARLEEVVEARSDALMLEAGYDAPAARAAGAAR; via the coding sequence ATGAGCGGCGCGGTGCAATGGCTGCGCTCGCTGTTCTTTGTCGGGCAGATGTATTTCGCGATGTTTTTCCTCGCGATCTTCTACACGCCGATCATGCTGGTGGACCGGCGCGGCGCGACATGGGGCGTGCATTGCTATTGCCGCTATGTGCGCTGGAGTGCCCGCTGGATGGTGGGGCTGAAGACCGAGGTGCGGGGCGAGGTACCTCAGCGCGAGGTGCTGGTGGCGTCGAAGCATCAGAGCTTTCTGGATATCATCCTGCTCTGCTCGGTGCTGCCGCGCCCGAAGTTCATCATGAAGAAAGAGCTGATGTGGGCGCCGATCCTCGGCCAGTACGCGCTGCGGATGGGCTGTGTGCCGGTGGACCGGGGCAAGCGGGCGCAGGCGGTGCAGAAGATGGTGAGCGACGTGGCCTCGGGCGCGCAGCGGCCCGGGCAGCTGGTGATCTATCCGCAGGGCACCCGCGTCGCGCCCGGGGCCGCCATGCCCTACAAGGTGGGCAGCGCCGTGCTCTACCGCGAGCTGGGGCAGACCTGCGTTCCGGCGGCGACCAACGTGGGCGTGTTCTGGCCGCGCAAGGGCATCCTGCGCAAGCCGGGGGTCGGGGTAATCGAGTTCCTGCCGCCGATCCCGCCGGGGCTGGTGCCGCAGGCCTTCATGGCGCGGCTCGAGGAGGTCGTGGAGGCGCGCTCTGACGCGCTGATGCTGGAGGCGGGTTATGACGCGCCGGCGGCGCGGGCTGCGGGGGCGGCACGGTGA
- a CDS encoding MSMEG_1061 family FMN-dependent PPOX-type flavoprotein, which produces MSRIEDVAALEALYGQPGRRSLDKVADRLTPLYAKWIAASRFCVLSTVGPEGTDGSPRGDDGPVVEALDAQTLALPDWMGNNRMDSLRNIVRDGRVSLMFMVPGSTNVVRVNGTAVVSVDEGLRGRFGKAGKLPRSVVVVTIGEVYFQCAKAIMRSGLWRGEDESASVPSAGELVREADAGFDAESYDEGYAEYAKPRMW; this is translated from the coding sequence GTGAGCCGGATCGAGGATGTGGCGGCGCTGGAGGCGCTTTATGGCCAGCCGGGGCGGCGCTCGCTCGACAAGGTGGCCGACCGGCTGACGCCGCTCTATGCCAAGTGGATCGCGGCGTCGCGCTTTTGCGTGCTCAGCACCGTTGGCCCGGAAGGCACCGACGGCTCGCCGCGCGGCGATGATGGCCCGGTGGTGGAGGCGCTCGACGCGCAGACCCTCGCGCTGCCCGACTGGATGGGCAACAACCGCATGGACAGCCTGCGCAACATCGTCCGCGACGGTCGGGTGAGCCTGATGTTCATGGTGCCCGGCTCGACAAACGTGGTGCGGGTGAACGGGACGGCGGTGGTATCTGTCGACGAGGGCCTTCGGGGCCGGTTCGGCAAGGCGGGTAAGCTGCCGCGCTCGGTGGTGGTGGTGACGATCGGCGAGGTCTATTTTCAATGCGCCAAGGCGATCATGCGATCGGGCCTGTGGCGCGGCGAGGATGAGAGCGCAAGCGTGCCGAGTGCGGGCGAGCTGGTGCGCGAGGCGGATGCCGGGTTTGATGCCGAGAGCTACGACGAGGGCTATGCGGAATATGCAAAGCCGCGGATGTGGTAG